The following is a genomic window from Struthio camelus isolate bStrCam1 chromosome 17, bStrCam1.hap1, whole genome shotgun sequence.
AGTGCAGGAGGAGATGCGGGCTCCATGGCATACAATTCCTCCAAGGGCTTTTCGAAGGACAGCCTGTCAGGAAGAGATGTTTTTAATGTCACCCATAAATCCAGCAGAGTTGGTACACATGTTGACCTGGACCCCGTGGTTAGGGCCATACCAGCAAAGGCTGTGCCCAGGAGCTAGGTactctgctctccctctgcacTTGAGAAGAAGCTGAAATCTCCTCCCACCACACAAGACTGATTCTGGCACAACGTTGTGGTCAAGCACAGCAGCCGAATGTAAGCAGAAATCCCCTATGTGGGGACATTCATCTGACAGCGGATGCACTGGGACGTAGTCCTGCAGAAGTCAGTGCTCAGTGAGGCAGAGTGAATGCacaaatatttaatctttcaaataaaaaggaACTTGTTGCAGTGGCAACAGTGTTGGAAGCAGACAAGTCCGCTGCTTCAGGGAAGGCATGATGAATAGTTCTGCAGATGAACATGATGCTCATCTCCTCTGGCATAAACTAGGAGCGATGCTATTGGATGCAAAGCACTCGGTGCAAAAGTAACAAGCTCAAAACATAGTCCTACTAGCTTATAAGTGTATCCCAAGGCAGCAacagtggggggggaaaaaaaaaccctcagcaggTCTAGCTCCCTTGATGTCCCATTTCATTCCCTACCCTTCTAGCAAATGCTTCTTTATGAGTATTACTAGAGAGATGCACTCCATTGTATGCATGTTCCTTTTGGCCCAGAATTACACCTAAAGCCTAAGGAATTCAATAAAACAAGTCCTGAGTGCTTAAGAATCAATTCAATCATGTTTCAAATTTAAAAGGCAGAGGTAGGTAAAAGTgaccttttattttcattagacTATTTGCATTTAAGCACAAAAGAATTGACAAAACCCCTACATGGGCTTTATTTGAAGAAAGTAAAAGCCAATTTCTCCTGCactggaaataaaatacaaaaaatacaaaaaaaaaaaaaagggccctAAATGGTGTTGAACTTGTGGTATTTATGACTCTGGCCCTAAATTGCCTTTCATATTTTCTTGGATCCCAAAGCTGTAGCCAAATTGGCTGGTTAAATGTGAATAAATGGTGCATTGTCTTTGAAACAAAGTCTTGCTtattaaagagaaaagagtttACTTTTTCAGAGTCATAGTTAATCACATAAAGCAGGGGGAGCATGGATTTTACATACAAGAAAGTCTTCAATAAGGGTATACAATCTCATTTCAGTCAGTATGAGAAGAGCTATCCTAGATCAGAaaaatttttcaatatatttgtaAAGTTGGAGCAAAATAGCTGACGGCAAAAGAACGCCAGTCTGAACCCAGTTGTGTTTTTGATAGGCTGGCAGcaaggaatagtaggaaaaactTCCCACAGATTTGGAAAGTTGTTTTCTTCACCTGACAGCAATTTATTGTAACCATACATACTAGATTTTTTTGGCCATTAGTGACTGAGCTTATACATGTTTTATAGTATTATAGCACAGAAGAATGCAGACTGCATTCCTGGCTCTGTCACGTTTATAAGCAAAACAAATACTAATATAATAggcaactaaagaaaaaaaaaagcaagccttgGTTTGCAAATAGCTGCAATTACTGATTTGCCAATTCTGCACGCTCTGGGGAAGGACAGAGTAGTAGAGTTAAACAGGAGCACACTCAGAGATTGCATAATTGCTCACAGATCTGTTAAACAGTAAGATTAAAACTAACTAGATACTGAAATTTAGGAGTATGAAGCAAGCAGAGTTCCcatatttttcctgcttccttaATAACAGCAGCTGCAAGCACAATATTTGCATGGTGGAAATGAAGTGAAACTCTCTATATAGTGAAGTAGAATGAAAAttcctatttatttcattattttgcagTATACAAAATGGGTCAGTTACAGAGTACAGTCCCCCACCACTCCAAATAACGCAATCAGATTGGTTTCAGTATTAGTATTTATGCAGTCTTCCATATCTACTAAGAGCGTGGAAATTTCCACAATATGAGAAATGTATGGCCCAACAGCAGGAGCCCAGTGTTACCGATGCTGTTGCAATGTGATACAGAATTTAGAAACATCTACAAAGCAAGCTCCTCTGAAATGTGTAAAATGTTCGTTTGTGatcaaaataagaaatataactggaaaatgttattttgcttTACACATGTCATAGAAATAACTTTTTGCTGTAGCAGTCAAGCACTAAAACTCTCAGTCCTAGTAGCAGAAGAGTTGGCATGGGTTTTAGCTATGCTATTTCATCTTCAACAGCTAAAAGCTTtcttaggaggaggaggagtggcgGCTGGCTCCCATGCGGAACGGGCACTGTCACAACCCCATTACAGGGCTTTGCAGCCACCTCCACTCCAGCTGTTTTCTGGTCCAGCAAGCCTTCATTGATCTTCCTCCCATATTTTGCTTTACAGATACACAGCAACAGCCTGAACCTGCTAAACCAGACACACATGGATAACTCTTTGTACACAAACAGTCCCATCCAAACGGCACGCACACCTAGGCATCTGCAGGTAAGACTCCGTATCTGGAACCTCAGTGTTAGCAGGTTTGAGatttgattttcaaaattaacACTACGCACCCTACCCACCTTACTCTGGTGAGAAGGAGAGTTGTTTGTGTGAAGGTTTTGGCATGTTTGGGAATGAAAGGGCAGTTTTCAATAACATGCTAAAATAACCTTAGAACTTGAGAAAGTAAATGAGGGTATGAGAAGTCATTGCAAAACGTCTCTACTGGGAAGAAGAAAAGTCTTGGAGTTGTCAGTGAATCCACAGGTAGTTAAATCTTTCCCATGGAAAGATTTGTGCTGCAGATAGTTTTTATTCTGTATAAAAGCCAATTAACTGTTGAATATACCTACAAATGTCTtttatatgcattaaaaaaatacttgaaaggtCCCTGGGGAAGAACTTTCATCATCCTTAATTTAAAAACCTCTCCCACCATTGCTTATGCTCtgcattttgtgtttaaaagcagcttttataACTCAGAGATGGAAATAAACAAAATAGAGCAGAATAACAGTCACAATAAATCTACCCAAATCCTACTCCACAGTCAACCACTTCACTGGCACTGCGTCAGGCTAACCAAAATCCGTAGTGCTACTGCCAGCCGCCTGAGCTTACAAACCACTGACCCTGCCCTGCTCAGCCATGCAGCAAGCACATAAGCCTTCACACAGACTCATGCCACAAAACACCGCTCCAGCAAAGAGCGGCAGCGCACAACCTTCCCCAGACCGCGTCTCCATACCAACTCCCCGGACAGACGTCTATGTCCTGCCCCGAATAACAGACTGTTTCATATCCCTAGCAGCCAGGCTCCAGCAACGTGGCTTCAcggcaaaacaaacaaacgtgGGACGAAGAAGCGCTGAGCGCGGCTGGAAGCCGGGCTGCCCTGCCTCGGTCCAGACAGATGCAGCCACAACCTGTGCCTAACGGGCTGGACAGTGTCACTGACAAGCCATTACACCCTTCCGCCCTTAAGGTAGGCACTGGAGCATGTTTCAGAGCTGGGCTTCACCCTCGCACCACTGTTGGGGTCACCCAACCCAATCGCCAACACCTCTGTGAGCGTTATCAGAAAGTCCCCGGCCGTCGCCGCAGCATCCCTCCTCGGTGCCCCAGCACGGCCGTGGGCATCCCGACACATGGGGCCACGGCAGGGCGTCGAGGGGGGGACGCAGCCGGGGGGCAGGCCCGTCCTGCGGGCGCAGGCTCCCTCctcgccccccgcgccggggggtATCTCAGCGGGGCCCCCGAGGGGACGAAGCCCAGCGCCCCAGCCCTCTGGCTCTTACCACTTTGCCGTCCTTGGCCTCTCGCCGGTGCCCCTGGGCCGGGGGGTCCGCGCCACCACTGCCCCCGGCTCGGCCCTCGCCGCTGCCGGGCGAGAGGGAGTAGAaaggggggctggggctggggggcagccccGAATCCGGGCTGTCCAACAAGCCTTCCCGGCTCTTCTCCTTCAGGCTCTCGTCCATCCCTTGCAGCTGTAGGTGACCGACCATGTctggggggcagcgagggggccgCAACGGGAGAAAATCCTccaccgcctcccgccgccgAGGCCGGGAAGGGGAAAGGCGCCCCCGGGGGAGCCCCGCTGGGTGCCGATCGCCGCCACCAGCCTGCCGGGGAGGAGAGCAAGCatcagccgggccgggcccgccgccttccccccacccggcccccgcgcgccgccccggccgcccccccgcccgtcaggcggcccccggggaggggagggaggagggacggggaggggagaggaaaggaagaagggcccgatcccccgccccagccccgcggggcgATGCGGCCGTTTACGTGCGGCGggagcccggggcggccccgccggcagggAGCgctgggcgcggcggggccgaggcgggagccggggccgggcgggccgcgctGCTCCACGCGTTGCcgccgtccgcccgcccgccagcccgccgcctcccggcggCCCATTTATCCTGCGAGGGTGGGAGGGGAGCCGGGGAGCGCCCTCCCcttcccccggccccccagctctgccccggccgcacgctgcctgtccctgcccaggcagggagcgcgccgcccgccgccctcgccgGTTGCGCGCCGACGCCTGAGGCAACCTGCGCGCAGGGCCCTCACGGGCCTGTGGTTTCCGCAGGTCTGTCTGCGTTTTTCCTCAGTTctgcctggttttttttttttttttcctccacacttctgatttttttcccctcaggtctGGCTTGATTTTCGTCCCCCTTTCaatcccctccctcctctcttccccccccccccgccgccgccgccctccacCCGGCGCCGCCAGCAGCTCTTCCCCTCAGCACGAAGGGGTTGCGGTGGCACGCGGTGGCCCGGTTGCTCATCCAGAGCCCTCCTCGGTCAGCCGAGAGCGCGGCGGCGTTGCGCGCAGGGCGGCCGGGATGGCTTCGCAGGAGGGagcgggcgagcgcggcggccgcgcgggctgACCCGCGCCCTCCGGGCTGTCCCCGCGCCTCCCCGCCTCGCGCAGACCGAAGCGCAGGCGTGTCTGTAACCCCGGCTCTGCAACCCCGGGCAGCTGGCCGCCGTGCCTTTGGGGCCTCCGGGGCAAAACGGGCGGCATCCCCCAAGCCCCACGCAGCCGCTGGCCAAGAGGAGCGGGGTGTGCCGAGGGGGAAGTCCGCGTTGACAGGGTTTCGGATCAGCAAGTGGCAGTTAAACAGGCCAGGCCTGCCGAAGCCAATATGGACATTCATTGCACAATCACTGGCTCACCTTAATGTTACCTTGCCCTCAGCCCTGGTTATGTTTTTCTCATCATGCTTTGCCTCTACATAGACTCCAGACTCTGAGAAGCACGGGGCAGGCCCACTCGTACGGCCCAGTCTAGGGGAGCTTTAGTCACTGCAAATGGGTTTCCATGGGAAGCTCTGCTTGGCCCAGCACAGAGCAGAACGGGACCGTGGCTGCTTGCACTGTGCTAATAACAGCACCGATGAACACAACATTTCTTGTGGGGACTGATTAAAACGGGAGGGGTCTGGTATTGCACCTAGTGCTGAAGGCTTTCACGCTGAGGATGGCACAAAGTACTCACAAGTAGGGTTTGATCCCGAAGGAGTCCTGGCTTCGTTCTGCTGAGGGAGTCAGGCACACCACCTGGTGCTAGGTGGACTTGCCAGCTgggtttttttaggtttttttcttgcTCAGGTCAAAAAGAAAGGCCAAGGATGCCCCCATCCACCCTTGACTGAAACGAGGGGCCCTTCTCAGAGTAACTGCAGCGATTTGTGTGCACTGAGCTGTGCAGAAGAATGTCACTGATTTATAAATGTCAAATAGCCACCAAGCAGCCCACACAAGAACCTCAGTGAATTCCTACCTCTGACCCGCTCCTCGGCTCCCGCAGCCGCACAGGCTGGTTTAGCCCCGCACTGTAAGAGTCTCACACAGGCGACAGCTGATCGGCAAATGTCAGAGGGGACCAAAGGTCAAAATTTCCATAAATTAGGCCCTGGCTTGGCACCTATCACGCAATGGGATTCTCTAGCCAGTTAATGCTGTGAACTGCAGTCATTCAACCCAACGGTTCCCCTGCAGCCCTGTTCCCCGGCCCATCTCCTGAAGTGGTGAGATGGTAGCTGCAAGAGGAAGGAGTGtcttcagagctgctttcctgcaAAAAGGAGAAGGACAAAGGACGTGGACGCTAGACGAGGGTAAGCATGGTATCCTTTCCTCCCGCAGAGATATATTTTAGCTTGGTGagaaaataactgtattttttccGAATCTTGTTTTGAGAAACTACAGTTCTATTTTTCCTGAAGCTAAAGAACATCTATTGTTTAAAAGTAAATTTCAGCACGATACACATATTCAGCATGAAAGTGTGTGTTCATGGTTTAGGGTTTGCTGAGCTCTAAACAGTTGAAAAGCTAGGAACTGTTGAGCAGCCCCAAGGATTTGTAGGATATTATTGACTTCACTTATGACTGGCTAAAATACTGCTGGGTTGTGCagggcatgtgtgtgcacatattaTGGTGGTGGTATTATTATTCAGCTGTTAAAGTTAGCCCTGGGTAGCTCGCCCAAGATGGAGCTCTCTTGTGTAAAGCATGGGGTGGGCAGGTAATAAGAAGTGCTTCCTGTTATGAAGCTGTGATAGGAATGACTCATTCTTGAGGCAGAAGTCTTCTGGAGCCACAAGGCCCAGCTCTTGGCCAGTGAATGGCTGAATAGAAAGTCAGTGAAGAATATAGGGTGCAGACAGAGAGGTATGTGCTGGGTAGGTAGACTTAGCCCGCTTGAAATAGGCCATAAATACTGCACAGTGCCccgctaaagaaaaaaaaacagcaagtggGGGATTTTCGGCTGAGGCAATGTTGCTCTACTGAAATCCTCCTTAGGTCAGCAATTCCTAATTTACTGGGGATTGGTACGTTCTTGTGTCTTGGCCAGGAACAGGGGAACTGGGCCCTTGTGTGTATGGTGGgacaaggaggaaggaaaagcctGGAGGGAAGTTTTCTGAAGCAGCTGAGTGTAGACAAACAGGTGCAAATACAGTGGTACAAGGGCAGCAGTGTCTGAAGGCATAGGCTGTGGCGCAGTGGCCTCCACTGCCAGCACTAACCCTGAAGGAATAATTCTGCTTAGCTGGGAATTTGAGTACAAAACAACAATAATCAAGGGGAAAGGGGGGCAAGCAGCAGAAAGCTAAGGAAAATGCCTACAGGACTACATCTCTTAAGATTCACTCTCAGGCAGAGGTGTATTTCTGATGATGCTGATTAAAGTGATCGTTATGAAAGTCACAGAGTTCTCACAGATTCTCCAACTTTTCTTCACTTGCTTATTTTGTTAACGAAAACAACTCCAGCCTCAGTCCTGAAATGGCTGCAGAACTGTGCTTTGCTGGGAGCTGCAGAAGCTTGGTGTTGCCCAGGACCAGAGAGACCTGCTGTGTGCCAGACAGGTGATGTTGGCGATGCTGCACATGGGGTCAGCAGCACTTCTCAGGTAATGAGCTGAGAgtctgctgagggctgtgtggTCTTCACAGATTTCTCAGTTGACGGCTGGGGCTTTGTCCCCGTGCTTGGATGTCCCCCTTGCTAAGTACCAAGGGACTCATGTCTCACACTGCTCTCCCCGATGGTGTTCCTGGTTTCCCCTCACAGCCTCTCCACCACCCTGGCCTTTTctccgccttccttccctccagatTCTGGCCAGGCTCCAATCTCTAGCACAGCTTTGATAAAATATCCACCAGCCCTTTTTGGCCGTGGATATTATGCTAGTAAGATATATCATGAACAGTTGGATCACTGGTACAAAATGGTGCAGCACAGGTGGGAACCCATGAGGGAGGGGCTATGTGGGTGATGGGGGCAGGAACCCAGACAGCCTTCCTGATGTGGACAGCCCTGCTTCTGGATAAAAGCCCTTAGCCCCTTGAATCCCCAAGGTTCAGGGTTCTAGATACTTTGGTGAATCCTCTGCCTTCTGTTACCTCGCTGTTCTCTTTGCTAGACTTGAGTGTTTTAGGAATCTGCCATCCCACAGACATGGCAGAATGTCAGCATCACGTGCTAAGTTTCTTTCCACTGCTGCCAGGCTTGAAAG
Proteins encoded in this region:
- the RFLNA gene encoding refilin-A codes for the protein MGRREAAGWRAGGRRQRVEQRGPPGPGSRLGPAAPSAPCRRGRPGLPPHAGGGDRHPAGLPRGRLSPSRPRRREAVEDFLPLRPPRCPPDMVGHLQLQGMDESLKEKSREGLLDSPDSGLPPSPSPPFYSLSPGSGEGRAGGSGGADPPAQGHRREAKDGKVMPYLLLNPSMTEMRPRMYPVFFGESIEVSPEPMQEIRCNSEVKYDSEKHYRDDIFYSPIPTVTTYSETVIAAPNCTWRNYKSQLIFEPRQKPLRFQSTTIIFPKRAKNIYRTTLNYSLGCAKRWFASSVQLELCEETSPCVIYSETL